In Pyrus communis chromosome 11, drPyrComm1.1, whole genome shotgun sequence, the sequence aaataattatagacaaaaattaacagGAGTTTGCAAAGAACGTGAAAGATTAAAGTTCCGCTTGGCGTGTTTTAATTCTCAACTCAACCTAGCATGAACTAGGTGAAAGAGTGACTGAATGTGCGGGCAAGTATCTAATGTACAAGAATCTTTGTGCATATTATGCTCCGATCCATACTTAAAAAGTCGATATTGCCCAAACCGTTATTCATAGAGGGTAGAAACGAGATTGTATATTCTTTAGGTATGGGTTTGGGAAAATTTACCCGATGGTTATTCACAACGGCAAAATATCCGAAATTTAATTTTCCGAAACTGAACCGTTTGGAGCGGTTTTTCGCGAAAATCGGATTTGACGGGTTAAATTTCCATCATAACTGGGCCTAAATTACTATCATAACTGGGCCCTTGACACTTTATATCTTGACTATCGTCCACTCAACAGAGGGTCGTTTGACATCCAGTCGTAGTTGGAAGAAAGATCGATCGATCGatcgagaaagagagagaatgggaTCGTTTCTGTCAAGCTTAATCGGAGGAGCGCCGGCGGATGACTCCGACGCGTCCGGGGAGGAGCCCGGGGTGACGTCGTTTCACTCGTCGGCCAGGTGGCAGCTTCACTTGAACTCCCACAAGGAATCCTCCCAGCTGGTACTTGCCcaataataatttttagttttattttattttttgggtttggAAAATATCGAGAGATTAGGGATTCTGATTTGACTGTTTTATTGACTTAATCGTTGGAACTTTTTGGATTAATTGGGGAACGTGAAGCTGGTGATCGATTTCTCAGCGTCGTGGTGCGGGCCCTGCCGGTTCATTGAGCCGGCCATCCACGCCATGGCCGCCAAGTTCACCGACGTCCAGTTCGCCAAGATCGACGTCGATGAGCTCTCTGTAAGTCCCTCCGAACTTTGGCTTAATAAGATTGCTTTTGTAGTAAGTACTTCTGTTCATAAGTTTTAAGTGCTTATTTACAAAGCGCTTTTATAACCTGGAAGCCTTTTTTGAAATTGCTTTTAAATTAGCTAATAGGCACGCACCTAGCAACTTTTGGCAAGTTAAATAGTGTTTTCTTTTAGGAAGTGCTTCGCGGTTTCAGGATgcacttgaatttttactaaaatTTTCGATGTTCTTCTAGTATAAGCGCTTCCAGTAAAATGCCGTGCAGAAGTGCTTTATTGAGAAGCATTGTCAAGTAAAACGCACTTTCTGAAATCAGCCTCAAACAAGCAAAGGACCGTTTTGCGTTTTGTTTCTGAAgtgggttttctttttgttatgcAGGAAGTGGCGCAGGAGTTCGGAGTGCAGGCAATGCCGACGTTCGTGCTGTTGAAGAAAGGGAAGGAAGTGGATCGTGTGATCGGCGCGAAAAAGGACGAGCTCGAGAAGAAGGTCGAGAAATACCGCTCTCTCTAAGCTCACAGTTTGTGTTTTACATTTGCAGTTTGATTGGGACGAATTCTAATTAGGGAAGAAGGCCTTGCGTCTCTCGTTCTCTCTGTTTACATTGATGTTTTATGTATAAGTTTCTAAATATCTAC encodes:
- the LOC137749553 gene encoding thioredoxin H2-like, whose product is MGSFLSSLIGGAPADDSDASGEEPGVTSFHSSARWQLHLNSHKESSQLLVIDFSASWCGPCRFIEPAIHAMAAKFTDVQFAKIDVDELSEVAQEFGVQAMPTFVLLKKGKEVDRVIGAKKDELEKKVEKYRSL